In Neofelis nebulosa isolate mNeoNeb1 chromosome 10, mNeoNeb1.pri, whole genome shotgun sequence, one DNA window encodes the following:
- the PYGM gene encoding glycogen phosphorylase, muscle form — MSRPLSDQEKRKQISVRGLAGVENVTELKKNFNRHLHFTLVKDRNVATPRDYYFALAHTVRDHLVGRWIRTQQHYYEKDPKRIYYLSLEFYMGRTLQNTMVNLALENACDEATYQLGLDMEELEEIEEDAGLGNGGLGRLAACFLDSMATLGLAAYGYGIRYEFGIFNQKICGGWQMEEADDWLRYGNPWEKARPEFTLPVHFYGRVEHTSQGAKWVDTQVVLAMPYDTPVPGYRNNIVNTMRLWSAKAPNDFNLKDFNVGGYIQAVLDRNLAENISRVLYPNDNFFEGKELRLKQEYFVVAATLQDIIRRFKSSKFGCRDPVRTSFDAFPDKVAIQLNDTHPSLAIPELMRILVDLERLDWDKAWDVTVRTCAYTNHTVLPEALERWPVHLIETLLPRHLQIIYEINQRFLNRVAAVFPGDVDRLRRMSLVEEGAVKRINMAHLCIAGSHAVNGVARIHSEILKKTIFKDFYELEPHKFQNKTNGITPRRWLVLCNPGLAEVIAERIGEDYISDLDQLRKLLSYVDDEAFIRDVAKVKQENKLKFAAYLEREYKVHINPNSLFDVQVKRIHEYKRQLLNCLHIITLYNRIKQEPNRFVVPRTVMIGGKAAPGYHMAKMIIKLITAIGDVVNHDPVVGDRLRVIFLENYRVSLAEKVIPAADLSEQISTAGTEASGTGNMKFMLNGALTIGTMDGANVEMAEEAGEENFFIFGMRVEDVEKLDQRGYNAQEYYDRIPELRHIIEQLSSGFFSPKQPDLFKDIVNMLMHHDRFKVFADYEDYIKCQEKVSALYKNPREWTRMVIRNIATSGKFSSDRTIAQYAREIWGVDPSRKRLPAPDETI; from the exons AGGATCTACTACCTGTCTCTGGAGTTCTACATGGGACGGACGCTACAGAACACCATGGTGAACCTGGCCTTGGAGAATGCCTGTGACGAAGCCACCTACCAG ctggGTCTGGACatggaggagctggaggagatcGAGGAGGACGCGGGGCTGGGCAACGGGGGCCTGGGTCGGCTGGCCG CATGCTTTCTGGACTCCATGGCAACACTGGGCCTGGCTGCCTACGGCTACGGGATCCGCTATGAGTTTGGGATTTTTAACCAGAAGATCTGTGGGGGCTGGCAG ATGGAGGAGGCCGATGACTGGCTTCGCTACGGAAACCCCTGGGAGAAGGCCCGACCCGAGTTCACGCTGCCTGTGCACTTCTATGGCCGAGTGGAGCACACCAGCCAGGGGGCCAAGTGGGTGGACACACAG GTGGTATTGGCCATGCCTTACGACACTCCTGTGCCTGGCTACCGTAACAACATTGTCAACACCATGCGCCTGTGGTCGGCCAAGGCCCCCAATGACTTCAACCTCAAGGACT TCAACGTCGGTGGCTACATCCAGGCTGTGCTGGACCGAAACCTGGCGGAGAACATCTCTCGCGTCCTGTACCCCAACGACAAC TTCTTTGAGGGGAAGGAGCTGCGGTTGAAGCAGGAGTACTTTGTGGTGGCCGCCACCCTCCAGGACATCATCCGCCGCTTCAAGTCCTCCAAGTTCGGCTGCCGTGACCCCGTGCGCACGAGCTTCGACGCCTTTCCGGATAAG gTGGCCATCCAGCTGAATGATACGCATCCTTCCTTGGCCATCCCCGAGCTCATGAGGATACTGGTGGATCTGGAGAGGCTGGACTGGGACAAG GCCTGGGACGTGACGGTCAGGACCTGTGCCTACACCAACCACACGGTACTGCCCGAGGCCCTGGAACGCTGGCCCGTGCATCTGATTGAGACGCTGCTGCCTCGACATCTCCAGATCATCTACGAGATCAATCAGCGCTTCCttaat CGGGTGGCAGCCGTCTTCCCCGGGGACGTGGACCGGCTGCGGCGCATGTCGCTTGTGGAGGAGGGCGCAGTGAAACGCATCAACATGGCCCATCTCTGCATCGCCGGGTCGCATGCCGTCAACGGCGTGGCCCGCATCCACTCGGAGATCCTCAAGAAGACCAT CTTCAAGGACTTCTACGAGCTGGAGCCACATAAATTCCAGAATAAGACCAATGGCATCACCCCTCGTCGCTGGCTAGTCCTGTGTAACCCTGGGCTGGCAGAGGTCATTGCTGAG CGCATCGGGGAGGACTACATCTCCGACCTGGACCAGCTGCGCAAGCTGCTCTCGTACGTGGACGATGAAGCCTTTATCCGGGATGTGGCCAAAGTGAAGCAA GAAAACAAGTTAAAGTTCGCCGCTTACCTGGAGAGGGAGTACAAAGTCCATATCAACCCCAACTCGCTCTTCGACGTCCAGGTGAAGCGAATTCATGAATATAAACGCCAGCTCCTCAACTGCCTCCACATCATCACCCTGTACAACC GCATCAAGCAGGAACCCAATAGGTTTGTTGTGCCCCGAACTGTGATGATTGGAGGGAAG GCTGCCCCTGGATACCACATGGCTAAGATGATCATCAAACTCATCACAGCCATTGGGGATGTGGTTAACCACGACCCAGTGGTAGGAGACCGCCTCCGTGTGATCTTCCTGGAGAACTACCGAGTCTCGCTGGCCGAGAAAG TGATCCCAGCTGCTGACCTCTCCGAGCAGATCTCCACTGCAGGCACTGAGGCCTCAGGCACCGGCAACATGAAGTTCATGCTCAATGGGGCTCTGACCATTGGCACCATGGACGGAGCCAACGTGGAAATGGCGGAAGAGGCGGGAGAAGAGAACTTCTTCATCTTTGGCATGCGGGTGGAGGACGTGGAAAAGCTTGACCAGAGAGG GTACAACGCCCAGGAGTACTATGACCGAATTCCGGAGCTTCGGCATATCATTGAGCAGCTGAGCAGTGGTTTCTTCTCCCCCAAACAGCCAGACCTGTTCAAGGACATTGTCAACATGCTTATGCACCATGACCG GTTTAAAGTCTTTGCAGATTATGAAGATTACATTAAGTGCCAGGAGAAAGTCAGTGCTTTGTACAAG AATCCAAGAGAGTGGACACGAATGGTGATCCGGAACATAGCCACATCAGGCAAGTTCTCCAGTGACCGAACTATTGCCCAGTATGCCCGGGAGATCTGGGGCGTAGATCCTTCACGCAAGCGCCTGCCGGCCCCTGATGAGACCATCTGA
- the LOC131488105 gene encoding LOW QUALITY PROTEIN: uncharacterized protein LOC131488105 (The sequence of the model RefSeq protein was modified relative to this genomic sequence to represent the inferred CDS: inserted 1 base in 1 codon): MGAAEWACVHTHGGVCMCGIVHACRCTVLCVCVCVCVRARVRFQSLRGRGTPGWPGSSELQVQNXAPSTGLHSGLESWVCVPEGSFLQVCTGCECHCVYETEAGRQVPEAQVCVYGVEGSFTPMWACGLRYRMRVCPCMGVYHPACDWGCWWRRAGILHPSGRWRPLLGALLCVFECGLPVSELTVRLCSMGPGSGAPAGEEDGLRKGCTRTPGAFTEEVAWERVVPRLRLPADASGAAAGSPHPHPAPGMFCTLARLPKGRPLGVATAPPPLPGAREGAMRAGRLGSSLPPIPGRNSSEVPSGSGFPK; encoded by the exons ATGGGGGCGGCGGAATGGGCGTGTGTGCACACCCAtgggggtgtgtgcatgtgtgggattGTACATGCGTGTAGGTGCactgtcttgtgtgtgtgtgtgtgtgtgtgtgtgcgcgcacgtgtgcgATTTCAGAGCCTCCGTGGCCGCGGGACTCCAGGCTGGCCTGGCTCGAGCGAGCTGCAAGTCCAGA TGGCCCCATCAACGGGTTTGCATTCTGGGCTAGAAAGCTGGGTATGTGTGCCCGAGGGATCCTTCCTGCAGGTGTGCACGGGGTGTGAGTGCCATTGTGTGTATGAGACAGAGGCTGGGAGGCAAGTGCCTGAGGcccaagtgtgtgtgtatggggtggAGGGGTCTTTCACCCCAATGTGGGCCTGTGGCCTCAGGTATAGAATGAGAGTGTGTCCCTGCATGGGTGTGTATCACCCCGCGTGTGACTGGGGTTGCTGGTGGAGACGTGCCGGCATTCTCCACCCCTCAGGACGCTGGCGCCCCCTTCTGGGCGCCCTGCTCTGTGTGTTCGAATGTGGCCTGCCTGTGAGTGAGCTCACAGTTCGACTGTGTAGTATGGGGCCTGGGTCCGGAGCTCCGGCTGGGGAGGAAGATGGTCTGCGGAAGGGCTGCACCCGGACCCCTGGGGCCTTCACGGAGGAGGTGGCTTGGGAGCGCGTGGTTCCCAGGCTCAGGCTTCCCGCTGACGCCTCCGGGGCGGCAgcgggctccccccacccccaccccgccccaggaATGTTCTGCACTCTAGCTCGCCTCCCCAAGGGCAGGCCCCTGGGGGTTGCCAcagccccgcctcccctcccggGAGCCCGGGAGGGGGCGATGCGGGCAGGACGCCTgggttcctccctccctcccatcccaggGAGAAATTCCTCCGAGGTCCCCTCAGGCTCTGGGTTCCCAAAATAA